The following proteins are co-located in the Trichomycterus rosablanca isolate fTriRos1 chromosome 14, fTriRos1.hap1, whole genome shotgun sequence genome:
- the LOC134326601 gene encoding zinc finger protein 502-like produces CSECGKSFIKQSHLKQHQRIHTGEKPYHCSECGKSFIKQSHLKQHQRIHTGEKPYHCSECGKNFTAQSNLKQHQRVHTGQKPYYCSECGKSFAQQVNLQQHQRIHTGEKPYHCLECGKSFAYSYALKVHQRIHTGEKPYYCSECGKSFIQSSDLKVHQRVHTGEKPYHCSECGKSFAQQVNLQKHQHIHTGAKPYHCTECGKSFTQSNTLKVHQRIHTGEKPYHCSECGKIFAHEKNLKQHQR; encoded by the coding sequence tttattaagcagagtcatctcaaacaacaccagcgcattcacacaggagagaagccatatcactgctcagagtgtggcaagagttttattaagcagagtcatctcaaacaacaccagcgtattcacacaggagagaagccatatcactgctcagagtgtggaaagaattttactgcgcagagtaatctcaaacaacaccagcgtgttcacacaggacagaaaccatattactgctcagagtgtgggaagagttttgctcaacaggttaacctccaacaacaccagcgtattcacacaggagagaaaccgtatcactgcttagagtgtggaaagagttttgcttacagttatgctcttaaagtacaccagcgtattcacacaggagagaaaccatattactgttcagagtgtggaaagagttttattcaaagtagtgaccttaaagtacaccagcgtgttcacactggagagaagccgtatcactgctcagagtgtggaaagagttttgctcaacaggttaacctccaaaaacaccagcatattcacacaggagcaaaaccatatcactgcactgagtgtggaaagagttttactcaaagtaatacccttaaagtacaccagcgtattcacacaggagagaaaccgtatcactgctcagaatgtggaaagatttttgctcatgaaaagaatctcaaacagcatcagcgt